The sequence CAATATCCGGCACCGTATGCGACTGTCTACCGTGGCATTGCTATCTTGGGGGTCGAGGGGTTTTCATCTTTGCCAAACCACTGTCTCACGCTGTGTTATGTTTTCTTCATAGCAGCAGTAGTCATCAACGTGTTAAGAGACATTGTAGGGCCGAAATGGGCTAGTTTTATTCCTATCCCAATGGCTATGGCGATTCCTTTCTATCTTGGACCATATTTCACCATTGATATGTGTGTGGGGAGCTTGATTCTTTTCATCTGGGAGAATGTGGATAAGGCTAAGGCTGATGCATTTGGACCGGCAGTGGCGTCGGGATTGATCTGTGGAGATGGGATTTGGACATTGCCCAGTTCAATCTTAGCTTTGGCTGGTGTGAAGCCTCCGATTTGTATGAAGTTTCTGtcaagaaaagaaaatgcaagGGTTGACACTTTCTTGGGTAATTAGTTTGCTGTCTTGGTGTATCAATTCCCATGCTTCAGCTTCatgtattttcttttgtatcCGCAATTTTCCCTTGCTATTTCACGGTTTCATAAATATAAATGTATAGTTGTTCTATCATTAAATATATCTAAGTTGTGTATGTGAATTTTATCCTGTGGTTTTTGGGAACCAAAATTGCTATAATATGTTTAAACCAAACAAGAATACTCGGCACTTTTTTTGGCATACTCAAAAGCCAAAAAGCTAAAATAGAAATAATACTCTTTTTTTCAGAAAATCTTCATTAACATTAATTCATAAAGTCAATAGTTACAATATCAGAGAAACAAGATGGTATGTCACCATAAGCCACTTGAGATTCGTCATCGAAGAAAGAACTGTACCAGCTAAACGATGAGCAGCTCCATTGGATGTTCTTCTCATATGCTTGATAGAGTAGAAGACTATAGTGATCTAATTTGCAAGGCCATGGCTCCTTCAGGTCCAAGCTCCATGGCCGGATTAGTTACTGCTTTAACTGCCGGTTGAGAATCCGAAAAGATGCAAGTGTTTGTAAACCCATGGCACAAGCTAAAATCTATACCAAAACCAATGGCTGGCCAATTCCGCTCCTTACACGGAACTTGCGTACCTAATAACGGAAGCCCAATATCAACAACAAAACCTTGGTGATCTCGAACTACTGTCCCAACACTGCACTTGTTATTGTAACCACCGATCCCCGTATCAACATCCAATCTTCTGGTTCTGTAACGGAGGCATCCAACCCCGGTCAGCGATAAGCTGCGTCGAAGGATTCAATAGTTCACACACCAAACTAGTTTTGCGGAATATATTCAACAACGAGATAGCCCCATCAATATAAAAACATGTCGGTTGTCGAGAGGTTGCTTGTGTTCTTTTGCATGGCTACCAAACAACCCATGCCATCATATTAAACAACTCAAACTCCTCCTTCTTGAGCCCCTTCGCTAAGAGTAGACCACATTCAATAGAAGGAGCCATTCGTAGCTGACACAAGAATCTACAAAAGATTGTGTCTCCAAACATTCCGAACAACAGGGCAAAACAGGAGACAACGGCTAGTAGAAGCGAAATTGAGATTGCACAAAGGACAAATGCCAGAAGTTGGAACATGCTTTTATTGGCAggagcattaaatgcatgtcgAGAGGTTTGTCAAAGTTGGACGGCTGATTGGCATTATTTGACTCAGGAAAGTTCGAGAAAATTTATCAAACGCGTTTTCACACTgacagaggctctataaatagagctccctccCTTCATTCtaaaatcatcccttcttcgagttttctctcatcttataagcatttgagtgcttagttatataatatttgtgaggtgtttgttctcatgtattaagagagtgtgtgttcttttTNCCCTACtcaaatacccaattatcatatacaattaaatttttttcaaatttaaattgtttcaatggagttatgaataattaaaaaattatttaaatgaacaataagaaaaattattcatgttttataataagtgtgtgtgtatatgaagttttatatattttcttctcttttaatatacaaagcatcgtttttttaaattttcaaatttatgattatatgtattgaaaattccgaaaatcagtggattgactgatgaatctttaatataaataaatataattactatatatatacatatatacatacatacatatatatatatatttatatatattaatttaaacagGTATTCGGGTCCggtgtgggtcggattatatcaaacccgcctccatacccgaacccgaaaatccacatacccgattacccaattatttaatcgggtataaaaatccctccataccctcttctattcgagtcgggtatcggatcctccaacaGGTTCGAAGGAACTTGCCATCCCTAGTGACAATGACAAATGtggaaataaattttcaaaacataaaatattagtatttttttttcttgtaaaaaatataaaccgcaatttttacacacacacacacatatatatatatatatatgtatgtatgtatgtgcaTGTGTATAATACATACTGAATGGTAGTCTCGTCAAACAAACGAAAAATCTCCTACTTAAAAATCAACAAGcatttaaaactttaagaaaTAAAACCTTTGAATTGTAGTAATTTATAGAAATAATACTAAACtttcaacaaatatatataataattatatagtgatattttgttattatctaataagattttatattgaatttattataagattttgataaatgaaatttttgtattgaattttttgtatcgtaaaatttaattcatatatatattgatatgaCAATGGCATATTATGTTGAATTATTATgcaccattttttaaaaatcaagcatatttatttcattaactATTGATTCTTAAGTACAAAATTCTTCGCTTTTTTGGCGGGACCAACAAAAGTTGACAACAATGCTACATATACAACTATGTTACCCACAACTCGTATATAATATCATCTCTACAACACAAACAAAAAGATCGATCCACACACTCAAATGGATCATAATTCCACGAGCATCAACAATCCGAAGCCCGAAGAAGCCCATAATTTCATCTGCGACGACGATCACGGCGAAGAAACCGTGGAGAAAGAAGATGATCAGTCAGTAGAGAAGTTGTTCGAGAGCAAAGAGGTTCCGCCATGGCAGAAGCAGCTCACCTTCAGAGCCTTCTTCGTGAGCTTTGTTCTCAGTGTTCTCTTCACATTCATAGTGATGAAGCTGAATCTGACCACGGGAATCATCCCTTCGCTCAATGTATCGGCGGGGCTTCTGGGGTTCTTCTTCGTGAAAGTTTGGACCAAGTTTCTGGATAAATCTGGGCTTCTCAAGCAGCCATTTACGAGGCAGGAGAACACTGTGGTTCAGACCTGTGTTGTAGCTTCATCTGGCATAGCCTTCAGCGGTACGTACAGTACTGATCCTTACACTGTTAAACTCTCACACGCACTGAATCTTTCTAGGATGATTTTCTGTTGTTGCTCTAAATTTTTTGCAAAATTGAGAATACGcatgctttaatttttttacttttagaaTTTTGTGTATAtgaaagataaataaatttagaggTTTCAAGGTTATATTTCATTGGCGTGTAACAATCACAAACGAATGCCTAGTTGGAAGACTTTTTTAGTTGACGCACAATGGAGTTAGCTTTTAATATAGCCATCTCTTTTtagcaaaaaaattaatttagcatgataaaaatgattttgttttcatcccaattttattcatattttttgtcaaattttatttttaatccgttagattgttatttttaaaattttgacaatttGAGTATTTTTTCTGATGTATAATGTCGCATTAACACttataataaaaactaaaaataccggaaaaaaacatgattaaaattaaaatttgataatataaaaatcaaaatccaaaATGACTAACATaccatacaaaaaaaaaatgaattttaccATTTAACATGCCAAGAATTGGTGGTTCGTTGATTCACATTAATTTTTCCAAGTGAATATTCCTTCTGGATATGGAttcaaaattgaatttaaagatGATTACAACCCCTGTATTCTGACTAGTCCAATTTTTAGGCTTCGGATAACTCCAAAGTCGATTCTTTTTGCCATGATTGTCATAGAATCTCTTCTTCgcgaataatttttttttattactctcTCGTTCTGTATATTTAGGCACACATTTTtacacaaattaaaaaattatttaaaaaaaataagttttacactgatttttttaatttatttatatataatgaatGCTTCAATAGGAtataaagatttaataaaaataaataatatttttaatgaatatgatagattaataaaataattttgaaagtaataataaatatagatacttcttatatatttgagataaatgaaaaaaaaaatgtggcATTTATATTTGAAGAGGGTAATATTGTTTTTTTGCAAATGCTATTTTTCGGTGTGTACTGGGTAAACCCTCTGATTAATGCAAACCACATTAGCCAGGTAAATATATTGGGCAAGCTATGTATGACAAGCTAATTAGAGAAGGTATTGGTTGGAAAAATCGAATTACTAACAATTATCAAATGTCCGTCTATTCCACTAACTCGGACATACTCACGagacatttatttatttattattattattatataacagAATGTTCATTGTTTTGCAGCTTCTGAATGAATTAACTTCTATCGATTAAATTTGTACAGGAGGCTTTGGAAGCTATCTGTTGGGTATGAGTGAAGCTATTGCCAAAACTTCTACTGAAGGTAATGACTCACAAAATACCAAGAATCCAGCCCTCACATGGATGATTGGATTCCTTTTTGTGGTTAGCTTTCTGGGACTCTTTTCTGTGGTGCCACTCCGTAAGGTCTGTACATTCTCTCCAACTCCatagttttttctttttttcaataaaatgatttcgttaaaaaaaatgaagtttttACAAGTAAACTAGACGTCCTAAAAAAAATGACAACGCAATACTAACTAACAACATATTCAAAAGCAAACTTATATCCTAACCAAATATCAAATACAGTAATACATGGCTATGATGACACATCAACATGACAATCTAAGTGGCAGCAGGTTTGTAAATCCTTAAAATCACAGCATAACTCCACACTTCCATTAAACTGAGATCAAGAACAGAGGCTAGTCTGCTTCCCCTGGTCGGATAGCTCGTGTCAGGACAGTAGGAGCAAGTCAACACAACAAAAACTATACATTCACAACCGAACATCATAACAAGGAACGCCCAATGGGGTAGCGAGTGAACCTCAGATTGCACCATGATCCAGCACGTATATACGAGGCATACCTCGGGACTCTATTCAACTACATAGGGCATACTCTGGAATCGAGTATCAATCAAGAGATATGAAATCAAACAAATATGTCATTGCAATAATTCCAACGTAATGTAAGTACCTTGATCTTCATAACAGTACTTGAAATGTCCAGTGATTCGCCTTCAAACAAAGCTCTGAATCTCATATTCCACACATGATACACACATGCTGCCAATGCTATAACTCTCATTTTTGTTAGCTTGGATCCACCACTGTATACTCCTCTGAAAGTCTCGGGCATTGCAGTAACAGAGCCCATGTTCTTCTGCATACCCAACCATTCACGCAAAGAGTTCCAAATATTTACCGACATGTTGCATTGAAAGAACAATGATCATATGTTTCATCGGCCACTTTACAAAGCTAACATGTCTTGTCAATAACATAACTCTGCCGATGCCGAGTGAGTAATTTCCCATGTGCCAATAGCCAAAGAATAAACTATGAATGTCTACAACTCCATACTTCCATCTATTTGTTGATGTTACAGTTGTTACATGTCCTATGTCATTCCCCAACAAATTGTGAGTGATTCTTCAAACTGAGACGAGTTTTTTGGGACAAACTCTCCCATACGCGTCCTGTAGAGATGTATAATGCTTTCAATTTTTCCACTTAATTTTGAACTCATGCAGAATCTGAACTATGTTTTAAATGGTTTTCAGATCATGATCATAGACTTCAAACTGACGTACCCAAGTGGGACGGCTACCGGTCATTTAATCAACAGCTTCCACACTCCTCTGGGAGCCAAGTTGGCAAAGTGAGCTCCATCATACTCTCACCATAAATCTTGTTTGGAAAATAGTATTTGAATGCACAAGtcttcaaaatttatattgcGTTGCTTGCCTCCAGGAAAAAAGTAAGATCCTTGGGGAAATTCTGCTCTTTCAGCTTCTTGTGGGGCTTCTTTCAATGGTTTTTCACTGCGGGAGATGGCTGCGGATTTGTTGAATTTCCAACTTTTGGTCTTAAAGCCTACCATAACAAGTAAAGATGGCCAATATTGACTAACATCAAGTAGTTAAATTTGCAATCTTTTTATCCTTGGTATTAGTTTAAGCCTTATAATTGTTGATAAAAAACCAGGTTCTACTTCGATTTCTCGGCGACATATGTTGGTGTCGGCATGATATGTCCGTATTTGATCAATATATCTTTACTAGTCGGAGCCATTCTCTCGTGGGGTATAATGTGGCCGCTCATAGAGAAAAGGAAAGGTGATTGGTACTCAGCAACATTGCCGTCTGGTAATCTCCATGGCATTCAAGGTTACCGGGTATGTTAGAATACACTAAACCAAATCTTGGAACGTTTGGATGacctatatatataaaaccttCTGTGATTCTTTCACAGGTCTTCATTGCCATAGCCATGATCCTAGGTGATGGCCTGTACAACTTCGTCAAGGTCCTAGGAAGTACTTTACTTGGGTTGTACCATCAAATCCGTGATAAAAATACAGGCTCAGCCATCCCAGTTGGTTCCAATTCATCTCCTCCAAATACTTCTTCAGTATCCTATGACGATCAACGTCGGACCCGACTTTTCCTCAAGGACAAAATTCCAACATGGGTCGCCATTTCTGGATACACCATTTTTGCCATGATCTCTACGGCAACTCTTCCACACATTTTCCATCCTCTCAAATGGTACTATATAGTTGTCATGTATATATTTGCACCGGCATTAGCTTTTTGCAATGCGTACGGAAGTGGACTCACCGATTGGTCTCTAGTATCGACCTATGGAAAGTTGGCCATATTCGTTATTGGGGCATGGGCTGGAGCCTCCCATGGGGGAGTTCTTGCCGGACTAGCTGCTTGTGGAGTCATGATGAATATAGTCTCCACTGCATCAGACCTCACACAAGATTTTAAGACCGGATACATGACTCTCGCCTCTCCCAGGTCCATGTTTGTGAGCCAGGTGATCGGGACTGCTATTGGTTGTATCGTTGCACCATGCGTGTTTTGGATATTCTACAAGGCGTTCCCCGACCTGGGCACCGTTGGCTCACAATATCCAGCACCGAATGCGACTATCTTCCGTGGCATTGCTATCTTGGGAGTTGAGGGGTTTTCATCCCTGCCGAAGCACTGTCTCACGCTGTGTTACGTTTTCTTTATAGGAGCTGTAGTCATCAACGGCTTAAGAGACATTGTAGGGCCGAAATGGGCTAGGTTTATTCCTATCCCAATGGCTATGGCGATTCCTTTCTATCTTGGACCATATTTTACCATTGATATGTGCGTGGGGAGCTTGATTCTTTTCATCTGGGAGACTGTGGATAAGGCTAAGGCTAATGCGTTTGGACCAGCAGTGGCGTCGGGATTGATATGTGGAGATGGGATTTGGACATTGCCCAGTTCAATCTTAGCTTTGGCTGGTGTAAAGCCTCCGATTTGTATGAAGTTTTTGTCAAGAAAAGATAATGCAAGGGTTGACACTTTCTTGGGTAATTAGTTTGCTGTCTTGGGAAAGGCAGCTGGCTAAATCAGTTCCCTGTGCTTCAGCTTTAATGTCTTTTGTATCCACAGGTTTCCCTTGCGATTTCACGGttacataaatataaatttatagttgtaCTATTATTAGATATTTAAGTTGTGTCATACTGGAAATATAAATTTATCCAGTGGGTTTTTGTGAACCAAAAGTGCTATAACGTAATTAAACCACGGTACAATGGGATGTGCAAATTCTGTTAAAGGTACATCTTTCTTGTGGATGTGTTGGATGCTAGCTATTTCTTGTGCAATATGATATGAAATACCAAAAGTTGGGAGCGTTAAAACCTTAGGGACCGAAACTAAAGAAATGATATTTGTTAGCCTAAGAATACTCGTTacttttattttgaaagaaaaaagtaCTCGGTACTTAAAAACGACACAATAAGTGAACTTTTCAACAGTTTCAGATCCAAGTTGCCGTTGTATGTGACGCTTTTTAAAAATGCTAGTTCGTTTTGGCAGAATGGTGCACTCCGAAACTACATTTCTGAGAGACGAGCATTAATGCTGTGGCGCATCTTTTGACAAAACTGGAGCATAATGGTCAGGCGGGAGTGAAGTTAAGTTATAAACATTTGTCTAGGAAATATGCTTTTGATCAAGATATGGTTAATAGTGTGTGAGAGAACATCCTGAAATGCGAGATATCGCAAGAGAGCAGTTTTAGATGCAGCAAAGGAAGAATTGGAAATCTTAGAAACTCAATACCCAAGCAAGTTTCACTACCTCAAAATGAACACTGTAGCCTTTAATCTCAGATTTTGTTCTCAATCTATGTTTAATTTAACTTCTCCATCTCCTGGTTCACTCTCCCCACCACTGCTTGTAATCTCTCTCTTTCTCCTTCTTCGTCTTTGAATTATTCTATAATATGagttgattttcttgtttactTTTTGTCTACAGAGTCATCATTGAAGAGctgcagaaaaaaaaaagagatcaTCAGATAACGGTGATGACATTAACAATTATGTCTGCAATAAAAGGAGAAGCAAGGCTGGTGGAGTTCTTATGAGAGCGCAAGAATGTCTCAGgaagatcaaaatttcaaaatctgtGAATGATTCGAACAAAAGATAAGATGGCTTGCATAAGCTCTTGGCAACAATTATCCAAAATTTGGTGTTCAAGAGATCCAATGTCCTAAACTGTGTGAACCACCAACTTTAAGCTACTCTAATCGAAAATATGGCTACTGCTGTTTGGGATATGTTGAACAAAGGTGACTCATTACAATTTGGTTCGTCTCGGATTGGCCTTCTATCATCCTTTTTTCGTTACAAAGAATCATCCATAAACTTCAATTCCTTACTTAAAAGACTAACGTGATCAGGAAGGCAAAATAAGTAGAAACATAGTTACCTCTTACTTCCATCACATAAATGTTTAAGCTACAACTGAACTCATAACCTGCAAGAAACACGATACATGTTTTCCCAGATTGATAACTCATGTGCATTCCCGATTTCTAGCTAACTTGAGCACACAGTTTGCTCTGTGGATAATGTTTCGCACAAGATTCAGCTTCTATAATACAAGAGAATTGATTTTCTTGCTAAGTTTATTCCATTTTATCTCCAAACTCCACACTGTTTGACTCGTGATCGTCTTCATTCCATCCACGACGCCCCCGAGCAACAAGATCAAGAAGTTTCCTTCGAATATCATAGACAGGGTTTGGCTCGATCAAGCATCCCCTCTCATACGCCTCCCTCAAGAACACTGTATGCCTTATACCTTTGGTCGACAGATAGAAAATCCCGGGATGGTCAAGGAACAAAtccctcatattcaaatcaattCCAAACCACTTCCTAAAATGGCTGATCTTCTCCACTTCCACCATTTTCTCCAAAGTCAAGCTCAAGAATTCATGCACAATTCCCACAGCCCTCTTTTCCATTTTCATCCTCCTACTAATAGTTACCCTCTTCTGCATTTCTTTGAGCCCCATTTCCTCATAAGGACCGATATAAGGTAACATCTGCCATTCCTTAATTTTAGCCTTAAAATCCTTCTTCAATCGCATCCCGGGCGGAAATCCATGATTGAAACTGTGCTTCAACTCAGTCCTATCCAGACGACA comes from Primulina huaijiensis isolate GDHJ02 chromosome 2, ASM1229523v2, whole genome shotgun sequence and encodes:
- the LOC140970938 gene encoding probable metal-nicotianamine transporter YSL7, coding for MDHNSTSINNPKPEEAHNFICDDDHGEETVEKEDDQSVEKLFESKEVPPWQKQLTFRAFFVSFVLSVLFTFIVMKLNLTTGIIPSLNVSAGLLGFFFVKVWTKFLDKSGLLKQPFTRQENTVVQTCVVASSGIAFSGGFGSYLLGMSEAIAKTSTEGNDSQNTKNPALTWMIGFLFVVSFLGLFSVVPLRKIMIIDFKLTYPSGTATGHLINSFHTPLGAKLAKKKVRSLGKFCSFSFLWGFFQWFFTAGDGCGFVEFPTFGLKAYHNKFYFDFSATYVGVGMICPYLINISLLVGAILSWGIMWPLIEKRKGDWYSATLPSGNLHGIQGYRVFIAIAMILGDGLYNFVKVLGSTLLGLYHQIRDKNTGSAIPVGSNSSPPNTSSVSYDDQRRTRLFLKDKIPTWVAISGYTIFAMISTATLPHIFHPLKWYYIVVMYIFAPALAFCNAYGSGLTDWSLVSTYGKLAIFVIGAWAGASHGGVLAGLAACGVMMNIVSTASDLTQDFKTGYMTLASPRSMFVSQVIGTAIGCIVAPCVFWIFYKAFPDLGTVGSQYPAPNATIFRGIAILGVEGFSSLPKHCLTLCYVFFIGAVVINGLRDIVGPKWARFIPIPMAMAIPFYLGPYFTIDMCVGSLILFIWETVDKAKANAFGPAVASGLICGDGIWTLPSSILALAGVKPPICMKFLSRKDNARVDTFLGN